A region of Anguilla rostrata isolate EN2019 chromosome 10, ASM1855537v3, whole genome shotgun sequence DNA encodes the following proteins:
- the LOC135265062 gene encoding proline rich transmembrane protein 1B isoform X2 — MDSGGSPVSLPINPNQHYHSIGDAGAPEGQEDRDLAVHPADHVPHPAHTPGVPGACPGDVATVAATDGTSTAAQLQGPTNPPQNSLPHFTEDPPPYSTIDPKMAYLIYQPTSPHHPGQPAIAYQPGPDHPAFYQSQFMPSPNCTPYTIYMTSRPPDQEQMSLPKDYLVESLLVTIFCCLMSGLIALMYSYEARAALARGDLREGERASQRARLLVLFSLLFGIFVCVAWIIYVVVALCA; from the exons ATGGACTCAG GTGGTTCCCCAGTTAGTCTACCAATAAACCCTAATCAACACTATCACAGCATTGGGGATGCAGGAGCACCAGagggacaggaggatagagacTTGGCTGTCCACCCAGCAGACCACGTCCCCCATCCAGCACACACCCCCGGGGTTCCTGGAGCCTGTCCTGGTGACGTAGCTACGGTTGCTGCTACAGATGGGACCTCAACAGCTGCCCAACTGCAGGGCCCCACGAATCCTCCTCAGAACAGTCTCCCACACTTCACAGAAGATCCCCCACCCTACTCCACAATTGATCCCAAAATGGCATATCTCATTTATCAACCCACATCGCCCCACCACCCAGGACAGCCAGCCATCGCCTACCAGCCAGGACCCGACCACCCAGCCTTTTACCAGTCACAATTCATGCCCTCTCCAAACTGCACCCCTTACACAATT tacATGACCAGTCGTCCACCAGACCAGGAGCAGATGTCCCTGCCCAAGGATTACCTGGTGGAGTCCCTGCTGGTCACCATCTTCTGCTGCCTGATGAGCGGGCTCATCGCTCTCATGTACTCTTATGAG GCACGTGCTGCCCTGGCCCGTGGGGAtctcagagagggggagagggcgtCCCAGAGGGCCCGGCTGCTGGTACTGTTCAGCCTGCTGTTCGggatctttgtgtgtgtggcctggATCATATATGTGGTGGTGGCCCTCTGTGCCTAG